The following are from one region of the Variovorax sp. V213 genome:
- a CDS encoding alpha/beta fold hydrolase produces the protein MTVSFFDFPEFDIERNGVRVHGRIGGRGAPLLLLHGHPQTHLIWHRVAPALAEQFTVVALDLRGYGDSGRPADDDDHVAYSKREMALDALAAMRHHGFERFGVLAHDRGARVAHRLAADHAAAVDRMMLLDIAPTLSMYENTTEAFARAYWHWFFLIQPPPLPESLIASDPVRYVRSVMGGRHAGLAPFAPEVLAEYERCAGIPGTAESICGDYRACATIDLAHDRADMAAGQRLAQPLRVLWGEHGAVGRCFDVLALWRERALQVSGRALPCGHYVPEEAPGELLAEALQFFSPLRQEGTRS, from the coding sequence GTGACTGTTTCATTTTTCGACTTTCCGGAATTCGACATCGAGCGCAACGGCGTGCGCGTGCATGGCCGAATCGGCGGGCGCGGCGCGCCGTTGCTGCTCTTGCACGGCCATCCGCAGACGCACCTGATCTGGCATCGCGTGGCACCGGCGCTGGCCGAGCAATTCACGGTGGTGGCGCTCGACCTCCGGGGCTATGGCGACTCCGGCCGCCCTGCGGACGATGACGATCACGTGGCCTACAGCAAGCGCGAGATGGCGCTCGATGCGCTCGCCGCCATGCGCCACCACGGCTTCGAGCGCTTCGGCGTGCTGGCCCACGACCGCGGGGCACGGGTTGCGCACCGGCTGGCCGCCGACCATGCGGCGGCCGTTGACCGGATGATGCTTCTGGACATCGCGCCCACGCTCTCGATGTACGAGAACACCACCGAGGCGTTTGCCCGCGCCTACTGGCACTGGTTTTTCCTGATCCAGCCGCCGCCGCTTCCGGAGTCGCTGATCGCCTCCGATCCGGTGCGCTACGTGCGCAGCGTGATGGGTGGACGCCATGCGGGCCTCGCTCCCTTCGCGCCCGAAGTGCTGGCCGAGTACGAGCGCTGCGCCGGCATTCCCGGCACGGCCGAATCCATCTGCGGCGACTACCGCGCCTGCGCCACCATCGACCTGGCGCACGACCGCGCCGACATGGCCGCCGGCCAGCGGCTCGCGCAGCCGCTGCGCGTGCTTTGGGGCGAGCACGGCGCGGTGGGCCGCTGCTTCGACGTGCTGGCGCTCTGGCGCGAGCGCGCACTTCAAGTCTCGGGCCGCGCATTGCCGTGCGGCCATTACGTTCCGGAAGAAGCCCCCGGCGAGCTGCTCGCCGAGGCCCTCCAGTTTTTCTCCCCTCTCCGCCAAGAAGGAACCAGATCATGA